Proteins found in one Brachyspira murdochii DSM 12563 genomic segment:
- a CDS encoding NAD(P)-dependent alcohol dehydrogenase: MKNIILFLSILTLSFSCSNNPKSTSNQETSNSVSVNNDIIQSPINISTNNDGRINSIGFMAISTNMDFEKREFTRHAVGSNDVLIEILYAGICHSDIHAVNGEHGEAVHPFVPGHEIAGRVVQVGSAVTKFKVGDLAGVGCMVNSCGECINCLNNQEQYCLNRTVFTYGSEDRFHNNEITQGGYSDNIVVSENFAILIPNNAELDKTAPLLCAGVTTYSPIKAMNIKKGDKVGIAGFGGLGSMALQYAVKLGADVTVFDITEDKRQDALNMGASKYVNINNPSDLENINNTLDYIISTIPANYDLNMYMNILKRNGTMCVLGIPPHNDSPSLDITDLVIFNGSRKIFGSLIGGIKETQEMLDYSVANNIYPPVEIINADAEAISDAYNKVINGEVKFRYVIDMKTLNNN, translated from the coding sequence ATGAAAAATATAATTTTATTTTTATCGATTCTCACATTATCTTTTTCATGCAGCAATAATCCTAAATCAACTTCAAATCAAGAGACTTCAAACTCTGTGTCAGTCAATAATGACATCATTCAATCCCCAATCAATATATCAACTAATAATGACGGCAGGATAAATTCAATAGGATTTATGGCTATTTCTACAAATATGGATTTTGAAAAAAGAGAGTTTACAAGACATGCTGTAGGAAGTAATGACGTACTTATAGAAATACTTTATGCAGGAATTTGCCATAGTGATATTCATGCAGTTAACGGAGAACATGGAGAAGCTGTACACCCATTTGTACCAGGACATGAAATAGCGGGAAGAGTTGTGCAGGTAGGAAGTGCTGTAACAAAATTTAAAGTAGGCGATCTTGCCGGGGTAGGCTGTATGGTTAATTCATGCGGAGAATGTATTAATTGCTTAAATAATCAGGAACAGTATTGTTTAAATAGAACAGTATTTACTTACGGCTCTGAAGACAGATTCCATAATAATGAAATAACCCAAGGAGGATATTCTGATAATATAGTTGTTTCAGAAAATTTTGCTATACTGATACCTAATAATGCAGAACTAGATAAAACCGCACCTTTACTTTGTGCAGGAGTTACTACTTATTCTCCTATAAAAGCAATGAATATAAAAAAGGGAGATAAAGTTGGAATAGCTGGATTTGGAGGATTGGGTTCTATGGCTTTGCAATATGCCGTTAAATTGGGGGCAGACGTTACTGTATTTGATATCACGGAAGATAAAAGACAAGATGCTTTAAATATGGGAGCTTCTAAATATGTTAATATTAATAATCCTTCAGATTTAGAAAATATTAATAATACTTTAGATTATATCATAAGTACAATACCCGCCAATTATGACCTTAATATGTATATGAATATATTAAAAAGAAATGGAACTATGTGTGTTTTGGGAATACCGCCTCATAATGACAGCCCTTCACTAGATATAACAGATTTAGTTATTTTTAATGGAAGCAGAAAAATATTCGGCTCTCTAATAGGCGGAATAAAAGAAACTCAGGAAATGCTTGACTATTCTGTGGCTAACAATATATATCCTCCTGTAGAAATAATTAATGCCGATGCTGAGGCTATATCCGATGCTTACAATAAAGTTATTAATGGTGAAGTAAAATTTAGATATGTAATAGACATGAAAACTCTTAATAATAATTAA
- a CDS encoding electron transfer flavoprotein subunit alpha/FixB family protein, which yields MNLSDYKGILVFAEQRDGVLQNVGLELIGEAKKLAAQLKTPVTVALMGHNIQNLAQTLIEYGADIVVVMDNEHLKQYDTEAYAQAFKAVIDAKKPEIVLLGATTLGRDLAPRVSSRMNTGLTADCTKLDIDEATNVFGMTRPAFGGNLMATIVCPDHRPQMATVRPGVMQKLPREEGRKGEIEVLPVNIDTSKMKVKILDIVKETSKKVDITEAKILVSGGRGVGSKENFKNLESVASKIGAEVSASRAAVDAGFIEQARQVGQTGKTVRPDIYFACGISGAIQHMAGMEESEYIIAINKDKDAPMFGIADLGIVGDVNKVLPLLAEELAKAIEAKKAK from the coding sequence ATGAATTTAAGTGATTATAAAGGAATATTAGTATTTGCTGAACAAAGAGACGGCGTACTTCAAAATGTAGGTTTAGAATTAATAGGGGAAGCAAAAAAACTCGCAGCTCAATTAAAAACACCTGTAACAGTAGCTTTAATGGGACATAATATACAAAATTTAGCTCAAACTTTAATAGAATATGGTGCTGATATAGTAGTAGTAATGGATAATGAACATCTAAAACAATATGATACTGAAGCATATGCTCAGGCATTCAAAGCAGTAATAGATGCTAAAAAACCTGAAATAGTATTATTAGGTGCAACTACTTTAGGAAGAGACTTAGCTCCTAGAGTATCTTCAAGAATGAATACTGGACTTACTGCTGACTGTACAAAATTAGACATAGACGAAGCTACAAATGTATTCGGTATGACTAGACCTGCTTTCGGCGGTAACTTAATGGCTACAATCGTATGTCCAGACCACAGACCTCAAATGGCTACTGTAAGACCAGGCGTTATGCAGAAACTTCCTAGAGAAGAAGGAAGAAAAGGTGAAATTGAAGTACTTCCTGTAAATATAGATACTTCTAAAATGAAAGTAAAAATCTTAGATATAGTAAAAGAAACTTCTAAAAAAGTTGACATTACAGAAGCTAAAATATTAGTATCTGGAGGAAGAGGCGTAGGTTCTAAAGAAAACTTCAAAAACTTAGAATCTGTAGCTTCAAAAATAGGTGCTGAAGTTTCTGCTTCAAGAGCAGCAGTTGATGCCGGATTTATAGAACAAGCAAGACAAGTTGGACAAACTGGTAAAACTGTAAGACCTGATATATACTTCGCTTGCGGTATATCCGGAGCTATTCAGCACATGGCTGGTATGGAAGAATCAGAATACATCATTGCTATAAACAAAGATAAAGATGCTCCTATGTTTGGTATTGCTGATTTAGGTATAGTGGGTGATGTAAACAAAGTACTTCCTCTTTTAGCTGAAGAATTAGCAAAAGCAATAGAAGCTAAAAAAGCTAAGTAA
- a CDS encoding nucleoside-diphosphate sugar epimerase/dehydratase → MKNIVIIGAGNAGETLASEILISDDNNEYNILCFLDDDKNKKEVNVKNQSIKVKGKVKDIENIIKEYKNENIDIEEIIIAIPTLKQKELLEILDIIYPTGIRYKILPGFFEIIKGNASIKDIRNLEPSDLLGREEIGFDEKEISEYYKNKTILVTGGGGSIGSELVRQLITLPVKKVMALDNSESAVHNLIMSLNDRNNEKHKHKFMYIISNVRDYVKVDKILKEEKPDIIFHAAAHKHLPFMESYPEEAIKNNILATENIATLAIKNNIKNFVFISTDKAVRPTSLMGASKRICERMIMSLSHEQNNTAFKITRFGNVLGSSGSVIPVFEKQIREGKALTVTHPEMVRFFMSIREAARLVIKACTLNDGIIFTLDMGKPVKILDLARNMLKMYGLTEKDIPIIFTGIREGEKLYEEILMDDETLIPSQYKKLFIAKDPVKCLTPEERKVMIDAFDIASLDADKETIKMLMRKYIEEYTG, encoded by the coding sequence ATGAAAAATATAGTGATAATTGGGGCTGGAAATGCAGGAGAAACTCTTGCATCTGAAATACTAATTTCTGATGATAATAACGAATATAATATACTATGCTTTTTAGATGATGATAAAAATAAAAAAGAAGTTAATGTAAAAAATCAATCTATAAAAGTTAAGGGAAAAGTAAAAGACATAGAAAATATTATAAAAGAATATAAAAATGAAAATATAGATATAGAAGAAATTATTATCGCAATCCCCACCCTCAAACAAAAAGAACTTCTTGAAATACTTGATATAATATATCCTACTGGAATAAGATATAAAATACTTCCCGGATTCTTTGAAATAATAAAAGGCAATGCCTCTATAAAAGATATAAGAAATCTTGAACCTTCGGACTTGCTTGGAAGAGAGGAAATTGGTTTTGATGAAAAAGAAATATCAGAATACTATAAGAATAAAACTATACTAGTTACAGGCGGCGGAGGCTCTATAGGAAGCGAACTTGTAAGGCAGTTAATTACACTTCCTGTAAAAAAAGTTATGGCTTTGGATAATTCTGAAAGTGCTGTTCATAATCTTATAATGTCTTTAAATGACAGAAACAATGAAAAACATAAACATAAATTTATGTATATAATATCGAATGTACGAGACTATGTTAAAGTTGATAAAATCTTAAAAGAAGAAAAACCAGATATAATTTTTCATGCAGCAGCTCATAAACATCTTCCATTTATGGAAAGCTACCCAGAAGAAGCAATTAAAAATAATATATTAGCCACAGAAAATATTGCAACACTTGCTATAAAAAATAATATAAAAAACTTTGTATTTATATCAACAGATAAAGCAGTACGCCCTACTTCATTAATGGGGGCAAGTAAAAGAATATGCGAAAGAATGATAATGTCATTGTCGCATGAACAAAATAATACAGCATTCAAAATAACAAGATTCGGAAATGTTTTAGGAAGCAGCGGAAGCGTTATACCAGTATTTGAAAAACAGATAAGAGAGGGTAAAGCATTAACCGTTACACACCCAGAAATGGTAAGATTTTTCATGTCTATAAGAGAAGCTGCAAGACTTGTAATCAAAGCCTGCACTTTAAATGACGGTATAATATTTACTTTGGATATGGGAAAGCCTGTTAAAATTTTGGACTTGGCTAGAAACATGCTAAAAATGTATGGACTTACTGAAAAAGATATTCCAATTATTTTTACTGGTATTAGAGAGGGGGAAAAACTCTATGAAGAAATTTTAATGGACGATGAAACATTAATACCTTCTCAGTACAAAAAATTATTTATAGCAAAAGACCCAGTTAAATGCCTTACTCCTGAAGAGAGGAAAGTTATGATTGATGCTTTTGATATAGCTTCTCTTGATGCCGATAAAGAAACTATAAAAATGCTTATGCGTAAATATATAGAAGAATATACGGGATAA
- a CDS encoding DUF2764 family protein — protein sequence MGSYYYLISGLPEVKLSDAKAKYDINEITQSILSSLSAKDAKSFSYLIYQNDNKNLVSAIAKQKGLFSPYIEHIEPSIFSKEEIQKYSTISNLPSYMSKFLEDNKNVEWENVRHIENALLALYYEEMIKSGNSFIRSYASFMRDLKNILAALNGRALGFSSEEISKELIGDYSLISALTKSTASDFGVGKEMPYINSIIDTFNSSDKADPYNMENIECSLVKEFLDRATSIKSFTTDNVFAYYINLTYAVSINGRNEEEGKKHLETLISSLKSKASVYN from the coding sequence ATGGGATCATATTATTATCTTATCTCAGGTCTTCCCGAAGTGAAACTTTCTGATGCTAAGGCTAAGTATGATATTAATGAAATTACTCAAAGCATATTATCTAGTTTAAGTGCCAAAGATGCTAAATCTTTTAGTTATCTTATATATCAAAATGATAATAAAAATTTAGTAAGTGCTATAGCTAAGCAAAAAGGTTTATTCAGTCCTTATATAGAGCATATAGAACCTTCAATATTCAGTAAAGAAGAGATTCAGAAGTACAGTACAATTTCTAATTTGCCGTCATATATGAGTAAATTTTTAGAAGATAATAAAAATGTTGAATGGGAAAATGTAAGACATATAGAAAATGCTTTACTTGCTTTGTATTATGAAGAGATGATAAAAAGCGGCAATTCATTTATAAGAAGTTATGCTTCATTTATGCGTGATTTGAAAAATATATTGGCAGCTTTAAATGGAAGAGCTTTAGGGTTTTCAAGTGAAGAAATATCTAAAGAGTTAATAGGCGACTATTCATTAATATCCGCTTTAACTAAATCTACCGCTTCAGATTTCGGAGTAGGTAAGGAGATGCCTTATATAAACAGTATTATTGACACATTCAATTCTTCAGATAAAGCAGACCCATACAATATGGAAAATATTGAATGTTCTTTAGTAAAAGAGTTTTTGGATAGAGCTACATCTATAAAATCTTTTACCACAGATAATGTTTTTGCTTACTATATAAATCTTACTTATGCTGTTAGTATAAACGGAAGGAATGAAGAGGAAGGTAAAAAGCATTTGGAGACGCTAATTAGTTCTTTAAAATCAAAAGCGTCTGTGTATAATTAA
- a CDS encoding acyl CoA:acetate/3-ketoacid CoA transferase: protein MDKVKFIKPNQVAELIKNNSFIGLCGFVGIGSAEEVLTQIENSFLEKGVPNNLGVIFAAGIGDSKTRGAGHLGHKGLVKRVIAGHWGLAPRLGELANNNEIEAYNLPQGVISQMFREMAAGKPGILSHVGLGTFVDPELQGGKLNSVTTEDIVERCKFKGQDLLFYHAPKLDYAILRGTSADEDGNISFEEEALTLEALSVATAAKNNGGKVIVQVKRKVKRGSIQPKEVKIPGILVDYVVISETPENHMQTFGEYFNEGYVKNHFVVEGSLKEVKLDERKIISRRCAMLLDRNKKILNYGIGMPEVIAMVVNEEGQEQYFTPTVEPGAIGGTPMGGLSFGATFNATAIVDQPYQFDFYDGGGLDMAFLGLAQCDEVGNINVSKFGPKIAGCGGFINITQNAKEVVFLGTFTTGGLKIGVENGELRILNEKIR, encoded by the coding sequence ATGGATAAGGTAAAATTCATAAAACCAAATCAAGTTGCAGAACTTATCAAAAATAATTCCTTTATAGGATTATGCGGATTTGTAGGTATTGGTTCTGCTGAAGAGGTTTTAACTCAAATTGAAAACTCATTTTTAGAAAAAGGTGTTCCTAATAATTTAGGAGTTATATTTGCAGCAGGAATTGGGGACAGTAAAACAAGAGGAGCCGGACATTTAGGTCATAAAGGACTTGTAAAAAGGGTTATAGCAGGGCACTGGGGATTAGCTCCTAGACTTGGAGAATTAGCTAATAATAATGAAATTGAAGCATATAATCTTCCTCAGGGTGTTATTTCTCAAATGTTTAGAGAAATGGCAGCAGGAAAACCCGGAATACTTTCACATGTAGGACTTGGAACTTTTGTAGATCCGGAACTTCAGGGCGGAAAACTTAATAGTGTAACGACTGAAGACATAGTTGAAAGATGTAAATTTAAAGGGCAGGATTTATTATTTTATCATGCTCCAAAACTAGATTACGCCATATTAAGAGGTACTTCAGCAGATGAAGACGGCAATATCTCTTTTGAAGAAGAAGCTCTTACACTTGAAGCCTTATCTGTAGCAACAGCAGCTAAAAATAATGGCGGAAAAGTTATTGTACAAGTTAAAAGAAAAGTTAAAAGAGGAAGCATACAGCCAAAAGAAGTAAAAATACCGGGAATTTTAGTAGATTATGTAGTTATATCTGAAACTCCTGAAAATCATATGCAGACATTTGGCGAATATTTTAATGAAGGATATGTAAAAAATCATTTTGTTGTAGAAGGCAGCCTTAAAGAAGTAAAGCTTGATGAAAGAAAAATAATTTCAAGAAGATGTGCAATGCTTTTAGACAGAAATAAAAAAATACTTAACTACGGTATAGGAATGCCTGAAGTTATAGCAATGGTAGTAAATGAAGAAGGTCAGGAACAATACTTCACACCTACAGTTGAGCCGGGAGCAATTGGAGGTACTCCTATGGGCGGACTTAGCTTTGGAGCTACTTTTAATGCAACTGCAATAGTTGACCAGCCTTATCAATTTGATTTCTATGACGGAGGCGGATTGGATATGGCATTTTTAGGTCTTGCACAATGTGATGAAGTTGGAAATATTAATGTTTCTAAATTTGGACCAAAGATCGCAGGATGCGGAGGTTTTATTAATATAACACAAAATGCAAAAGAAGTTGTATTTTTAGGTACTTTTACAACTGGAGGATTAAAAATAGGTGTTGAAAATGGGGAACTTAGAATTCTTAATGAAAAAATAAGATAA
- a CDS encoding V-type ATP synthase subunit A: MTKGNVTAIISNLISIEVDGPVSQNEICYVSCGNAKLMAEVIKISGTSASAQVFESTRGVKLGDAVEFTGSMLEIELGPGLLGKNFDGLQNDLDKLQGVFLERGKYNNLSEDKESTYDFTPIAKAGDEVAAGDWIGAVKEGWIDHKIMVPFKFQGKGVVESVASAGTYHLQDTLAVIKTANGEKVNVTMIQTWPVKLTIKAYKEKPRPFKLLETGVRTIDTFNPITEGGTGFIPGPFGAGKTVLQHALATNANADLIIMTACGERANEVVEIFTEFPELIDPRTGRSLMERTTIICNTSNMPVAAREASVYVGMTIAEYYRSMGLKVLLLADSTSRWAQALREMSNRLEELPGPDAFPIDLPAIISSFYARAGFVYLNNGETGSITFIGTVSPAGGNLKEPVTESTRKAARCFYALSQKRADSKRYPAVDPLDSYSKYIEYPEFIEFSDTNIEKGWSEKVIKAKDIARRGQEANDQISILGDDAVPLEYHQRLWKAELIDFVILQQDAFDKVDKNCPIERQKELLNQVMKVVEADYRFDDYSEVGTYFKRLINAFKQMNYSVYQSDDHKKYTAEMESIFAERSITHA; encoded by the coding sequence ATGACTAAAGGTAATGTAACTGCTATTATATCAAACCTAATTTCAATAGAGGTAGACGGTCCTGTTTCACAAAACGAGATATGTTATGTATCTTGCGGTAATGCGAAACTTATGGCTGAGGTAATTAAAATATCTGGTACTAGTGCTAGTGCTCAGGTATTTGAATCTACTAGGGGTGTAAAATTAGGTGATGCCGTAGAGTTTACTGGTTCAATGTTGGAAATTGAATTAGGACCTGGACTTTTAGGTAAAAACTTTGACGGACTTCAAAATGACCTTGATAAATTACAAGGCGTATTCTTGGAAAGAGGTAAATATAACAATCTTTCTGAAGACAAAGAATCAACTTATGACTTTACTCCAATAGCTAAAGCTGGAGATGAAGTAGCTGCAGGCGACTGGATAGGTGCTGTAAAAGAAGGCTGGATTGACCATAAAATAATGGTTCCTTTCAAGTTTCAAGGTAAAGGCGTTGTTGAAAGCGTAGCATCAGCTGGTACTTATCATTTACAAGACACATTAGCTGTTATTAAAACTGCTAACGGCGAAAAAGTTAATGTAACTATGATACAAACTTGGCCTGTAAAACTTACTATTAAAGCATATAAAGAAAAACCAAGACCATTTAAATTGTTGGAAACTGGTGTTAGAACTATAGATACATTCAACCCTATAACTGAAGGCGGTACTGGATTTATTCCTGGACCATTCGGAGCAGGTAAAACAGTATTACAGCACGCTTTGGCTACTAACGCAAATGCTGACTTGATTATAATGACAGCATGTGGGGAAAGGGCTAATGAGGTAGTAGAAATATTTACTGAGTTCCCAGAACTTATAGACCCAAGAACTGGAAGAAGTTTGATGGAAAGAACTACTATCATCTGTAACACTTCAAACATGCCGGTAGCTGCCCGTGAAGCTTCAGTTTATGTAGGTATGACTATTGCTGAATATTACAGATCAATGGGACTTAAAGTTCTTCTTCTTGCTGATTCTACTTCTCGTTGGGCTCAGGCTTTAAGAGAGATGTCTAACCGTCTTGAGGAATTACCTGGTCCGGACGCGTTCCCTATTGACTTGCCTGCTATTATTTCTAGTTTCTATGCTAGAGCAGGTTTCGTATACTTAAATAACGGAGAAACAGGTTCTATTACATTCATAGGTACAGTATCTCCTGCAGGCGGTAACTTGAAAGAGCCGGTAACAGAGTCTACTCGTAAAGCAGCCAGATGTTTCTACGCTTTATCACAAAAACGTGCCGACAGTAAAAGATATCCTGCTGTTGACCCATTAGATTCTTATTCTAAATATATTGAATATCCAGAGTTCATAGAATTCTCTGATACTAATATAGAAAAAGGCTGGTCAGAAAAAGTTATTAAAGCTAAAGATATTGCAAGAAGAGGACAGGAAGCTAATGACCAAATAAGCATTCTTGGTGATGACGCAGTACCTCTTGAATACCATCAGCGTTTATGGAAAGCTGAGCTTATAGACTTCGTTATCTTACAGCAAGATGCTTTCGATAAAGTAGATAAAAACTGTCCTATAGAAAGACAAAAAGAATTATTAAATCAAGTTATGAAAGTTGTAGAAGCTGATTACAGATTTGATGATTACAGCGAAGTAGGTACTTATTTCAAAAGACTTATTAACGCATTCAAACAAATGAACTATTCTGTATATCAGTCTGATGATCATAAAAAATACACAGCTGAGATGGAATCAATATTTGCTGAAAGGAGTATAACACATGCCTAA
- a CDS encoding acyl-CoA dehydrogenase yields the protein MEFNLSKTHELFRQMIREFAEKEVKPLAAEVDEEERFPVETVKKMAEIGLMGIPIPKEYGGAGGDNLMYAMAVEELSRVCGTTGVILSAHTSLGTWPILQFGTDAQKQKYLPKLASGEWLGAFGLTEPNAGTDAAGQQTTAVLDEAAQEWVLNGSKIFITNSGYANVYVIFAMTDKSKGLKGISAFIVESTAPGFSIGKKEKKLGIRGSATCELIFENARIPKDNLLGELGKGFKIAMMTLDGGRIGIASQALGIAQGALDETVAYVKERKQFGRTIANFQNTQFQLANLEVKVEASRLLVYKAAWRESNHLPYSVDAARAKLFASETAMEVTTKAVQLHGGYGYTREYPVERMMRDAKITEIYEGTSEVQRMVIAGSLLK from the coding sequence ATGGAATTTAATTTGTCTAAAACACATGAACTTTTCAGACAAATGATCAGAGAATTTGCTGAAAAAGAGGTAAAACCTTTAGCTGCAGAAGTTGACGAGGAAGAAAGATTCCCTGTTGAAACTGTAAAAAAAATGGCTGAAATAGGGCTTATGGGTATACCTATACCTAAAGAATACGGCGGTGCAGGCGGAGACAATCTAATGTATGCTATGGCTGTTGAAGAATTATCAAGAGTTTGCGGTACTACTGGTGTTATACTTTCTGCTCATACTTCTCTTGGAACTTGGCCTATATTACAATTCGGTACTGATGCACAAAAACAAAAATATCTACCTAAACTAGCTAGCGGAGAATGGCTCGGTGCTTTCGGTCTTACTGAACCAAATGCTGGTACTGACGCTGCAGGTCAGCAAACTACTGCTGTATTAGATGAAGCTGCTCAAGAGTGGGTTCTTAATGGTTCTAAAATATTTATAACAAACTCTGGTTATGCTAATGTATATGTTATATTTGCTATGACTGATAAATCAAAAGGATTAAAAGGTATATCTGCTTTCATAGTAGAATCAACTGCTCCGGGATTTTCTATTGGTAAAAAAGAGAAAAAATTAGGTATTAGAGGTTCTGCTACTTGCGAATTAATATTTGAAAATGCAAGAATACCAAAAGACAACTTACTAGGCGAATTAGGAAAAGGATTTAAAATTGCTATGATGACTCTTGACGGAGGAAGAATAGGTATTGCTTCTCAGGCTTTAGGTATTGCTCAAGGTGCTCTTGATGAAACTGTAGCTTATGTAAAAGAAAGAAAACAATTCGGAAGAACTATTGCTAATTTCCAAAATACTCAATTCCAATTAGCTAACCTCGAAGTAAAAGTAGAAGCTTCAAGACTTTTAGTTTATAAAGCTGCTTGGAGAGAAAGCAATCATCTTCCTTATTCTGTAGATGCAGCAAGAGCTAAATTATTTGCTTCAGAAACTGCAATGGAAGTTACAACTAAAGCCGTTCAGCTTCATGGAGGTTACGGATACACAAGAGAATATCCTGTTGAAAGAATGATGAGAGATGCTAAGATTACAGAAATCTATGAAGGTACTTCAGAAGTTCAAAGAATGGTAATCGCAGGAAGCCTTTTAAAATAA
- a CDS encoding electron transfer flavoprotein subunit beta/FixA family protein yields the protein MKIVVCVKQVPDTTEIRLDPVKGTLIRDGVPSIMNPDDKSGLEEALKLKDKYGAHVTVITMGPPQAEAILREAFAMGADRAILITDRKFGGADTLATSNTLAAALRTLEYDLIISGRQAIDGDTAQVGPQTAEHLQIPQISYAKEIQYNEADKSLTVKRMIEDGYYLLNVQLPALVTVLSEANSPRYMRVKGIVEAYDKEVEIWTSETIKIDPSLIGLTGSPTKVKKAFTKGAKQAGKVFEVDTKEAVNIIIEKLKEKFVI from the coding sequence ATGAAAATAGTAGTTTGTGTAAAACAGGTGCCAGATACAACTGAAATTAGACTTGACCCTGTTAAAGGTACATTAATAAGAGATGGTGTTCCTAGTATAATGAACCCTGATGATAAAAGCGGATTAGAAGAAGCTTTAAAATTAAAAGATAAATATGGTGCTCATGTTACAGTAATAACAATGGGACCTCCTCAGGCTGAAGCTATATTAAGAGAGGCTTTTGCTATGGGAGCTGACAGAGCTATTCTTATAACTGATAGAAAATTCGGCGGTGCTGATACTTTAGCTACTTCTAATACATTGGCTGCCGCTCTAAGAACTTTAGAATATGATCTTATAATCTCTGGAAGACAAGCCATAGACGGAGATACTGCTCAAGTTGGTCCGCAAACAGCTGAACACTTACAAATACCACAGATTTCTTATGCTAAAGAAATACAGTATAACGAAGCTGATAAATCATTAACTGTAAAAAGAATGATAGAAGATGGATACTACCTACTAAATGTTCAACTACCTGCTCTAGTAACAGTATTATCAGAAGCTAACAGCCCTAGATACATGAGAGTTAAAGGAATAGTGGAAGCATATGACAAAGAAGTTGAAATATGGACATCTGAAACTATTAAAATAGACCCTTCATTAATAGGGCTTACTGGTTCTCCTACTAAAGTAAAAAAAGCATTTACTAAAGGAGCTAAACAGGCTGGTAAAGTATTTGAAGTTGATACTAAAGAAGCTGTTAATATCATAATTGAAAAATTAAAAGAAAAATTTGTTATATAA
- the hpt gene encoding hypoxanthine phosphoribosyltransferase, whose product MNKYEHISKILISQEDINNKVKELAEEISNDLKNKENIPCIIGLLKGSFMFIADLTRYIDVPVEIDFMIVSSYGNNKIGSEIKILKDVDVPLTGRDVIIVEDIIDTGCTLEKICEVLKTRNPASLKICTLLNKPSRRKVDIKIDYNGFDIEDEFVVGYGIDYAQKYRNLPYIGVVE is encoded by the coding sequence ATGAACAAATACGAGCATATATCAAAGATACTTATCTCTCAAGAAGATATAAATAATAAAGTTAAAGAATTAGCCGAAGAAATCTCTAATGATCTTAAAAATAAAGAAAATATCCCATGTATTATAGGACTTCTCAAGGGCTCATTTATGTTTATTGCAGACCTTACAAGATATATTGATGTACCTGTAGAAATTGATTTTATGATAGTATCAAGCTATGGAAATAATAAAATAGGTTCTGAAATCAAAATACTAAAAGATGTTGATGTACCTCTTACTGGAAGAGATGTAATAATAGTGGAAGATATTATAGATACAGGCTGTACTTTAGAGAAAATATGCGAGGTATTAAAGACTAGAAATCCTGCATCCCTTAAAATATGCACTCTTCTAAACAAACCTTCAAGAAGAAAAGTAGATATAAAAATAGACTATAATGGTTTTGATATAGAAGACGAGTTTGTTGTGGGATATGGTATTGATTATGCCCAAAAATACAGAAACCTTCCTTATATCGGTGTTGTCGAATAA
- a CDS encoding ATP synthase subunit E, with translation MAEEKKLDSLLERIYQDGVEKSNKKADEIISNAKSEADRIIKEAEAKSEEIIKEAERKSEELKKNTITDVRMAGEQSISALKQRVKELVTAKVLEEGLKGAFADTSFLKDLILEVVKKWDISSTNSDVTVYFPESKKADIDSAFEKSIKAAIKNATINFDKKLSNGFKIVPEGGNYQLQFTDEDFVEFFSDYIKAKTEEVIFSK, from the coding sequence ATGGCTGAAGAGAAAAAATTAGACTCCCTTCTTGAACGTATATATCAAGATGGTGTTGAAAAATCCAACAAAAAAGCTGATGAAATAATCTCAAATGCTAAAAGCGAAGCTGACAGAATAATAAAAGAAGCAGAAGCTAAATCCGAAGAAATTATTAAAGAAGCCGAAAGAAAGTCAGAAGAGCTAAAGAAAAATACAATAACAGATGTACGTATGGCAGGCGAGCAATCAATTAGTGCTTTAAAACAAAGAGTAAAAGAATTGGTAACAGCTAAAGTACTTGAAGAAGGCTTGAAAGGAGCTTTTGCAGATACTAGCTTTTTAAAAGACTTAATTCTTGAAGTAGTAAAAAAATGGGATATATCTTCTACTAATTCAGATGTAACAGTGTATTTCCCAGAATCAAAAAAAGCTGATATAGATTCAGCATTTGAAAAATCTATAAAAGCAGCTATAAAAAATGCTACTATCAACTTTGATAAAAAATTATCTAATGGTTTTAAAATCGTACCTGAAGGCGGAAATTATCAGCTTCAGTTTACAGATGAGGATTTTGTAGAGTTTTTCAGTGATTATATAAAAGCAAAAACGGAAGAAGTAATTTTTAGTAAATAA